GGGAAGTCCTCGCCTACGTCTGGTAGGAACGGGGGCGAAAGCAGATGGCTTCACGAATTGGCAAGATGCCGGTGCCGGTACCCGGTGGCGTTGATGTGAAGATCGACGGTCGCCAGGTCACGGTCAAAGGTCCCAAAGGCACACTCAGCCGCCAACTACCCGAGCCAGTCAGCGTCAAACAGGGCCAGGACGGCGCCATTGTCCTGACCGTGCCAGATGAAGAGCGGCGCTCGCGGGCTATGCACGGGCTGTCACGGACTTTGGTGGCCAATATGGTCACCGGCGTGACCGAAGGCTATTCAAAGGTTCTCGAGATCGTTGGTACCGGTTACCGCGTTGTGGCCAAGGGCAGCGATCTGGAATTCTCGCTCGGTTTCTCCCACCCTGTGGTGGTCAAGGCGCCAGATGGCATCACCTTTGCGGTCGAATTGCCAACCCGCTTTTCGATCTCCGGAATCGACAAGCAGCAAGTAGGCGAAGTGGCGGCCAATATCCGCAAGTTGCGCAAACCAGAGCCCTACAAAGGTAAAGGCGTGCGGTACCAAGGCGAACAGGTCAGGCGCAAAGTTGGAAAGGCCGGTAAGTAGTCATGGCAACGGTTTCTCGTAGCGCTGGACGGGCCAAGCGGCACCATCGGGTGCGTAAGCATTTGGCCGGCACTGCCGCCCGTCCCCGCCTGGTTGTAACCAGGTCCGCCCGGCATATGTTGGCTCAAGTGGTCGACGATTCGCTGGGCCAGACTCTGGTCTCGGCTTCGACAATGGAGGCCAGTCTTAGACAAGAAAAGGCTGACAAGACGGCCAAGGCCAAGCGAGTCGGCGAATTGATCGCCGAGCGGGCCAAGGCCCAAGGCATTGGCGCGGTTGTGTTTGACCGGGCCGGTAACAAGTACCACGGCCGGGTTGCCGCCGTGGCCGATGGCGCCCGTGAGGGCGGGTTGGCGCTCTAATGGGAAGGCAGACCAACTGATGGCAGAGCTGCAGCAGACCGGGGCTGGCGATTCCCAGCGCCGCGACGGCGACAAGCGTGATGACCGCCGCGATGACCGCCGCGAAGGCGGTCGTGACGGTGGCCGCAATGGTGGCCGCGACGGTGGCCGGCGCGACCAGTCGCGCCGCGGTGGACGTGATGGCGATGATCGCAATCAGTTCATGGAGCGGGTGGTTTCGATCAACCGCGTGGCCAAAGTGGTCAAAGGCGGCCGGCGGTTCTCCTTCACCGCCCTGGTGGTGGTCGGTAACGGCGACGGCATGGTTGGCGTTGGCTACGGTAAGGCCAAAGAAGTGCCTGCGGCTATCGCCAAAGGCGTCGAGGAGGCCAAGAAGGCCTTTTTCAAGGTGCCGCGGATCCAGAAGACCATCCCTCATCCCATCCAGGGCGAGTCCGCAGCTGGTGTTGTTTTCATGCGCCCAGCCGCGCCTGGGACCGGTGTTATCGCCGGTGGACCGGTGCGCGCAGTGCTCGAATGTGCCGGTATCCACGATGTTTTGTCTAAGTCACTGGGCAGCGCCAACGCCATCAACATTGCCCATGCCACGGTGGCGGCGCTCAAAGCCTTGGAGGAACCGCAAACCGTGGCCGCTCGCCGCGGCCTGCCGGTCGAAGATGTGGCGCCAGCGCCACTGCTGCGGGCGATTGCAGCCGGTGCCAAGGCTAACGAGGAGCAGCCATGACCACTCTGGTAATCAAGCAGATCAGATCGGCTATTGGCGGCAAGCGGAACCAGCGCGAGACGCTGCGTACGCTGGGCCTGCGCAAGATTGGTCAAAGCGTCGAAAAGCCGGACCGCCCGGAAATCAGGGGCATGGTCCGCACGGTGGCTCACCTAGTGAGTGTGGAGGAGATTGACTGATGGCAACGGACAAGGATTTCGATCCGGCTGCCGGCGCTCCGGCCGAGCCCAAGGCCGACCAGGCCAAGTCAGCCGAACCCAAAGCCGACCAGGCAGAAAAGCCTGAGCCGAAGGCTGACAAGGCCGATAAGCCTGAACCCAAGGCGGAAAAGCCAAAGGCCGACAAGCCCAAGGCTGACAAGGCTGAGCCAGCCGAACCCAAAGCCGACCAGGCAGACAAGCCTGAACCCAAGGCGACCGTCAGCGAGGCTGAGGGCGAGGACGTCACGGAAGACACGACATCGGACAAGGTACAGGTACTCAAACTGCACCACCTCAGGCCGGCCCCAGGCGCCAAAAAGGCCAAGATACGGGTCGGTCGCGGCGAGGGCGGCACCAGAGGCAAAACCGCCGGTCGCGGCACCAAGGGCACCAAGGCTCGCGGCCGGGTGCCGGCCCGCCTAGAGGGCGGCCAGATGCCACTGCATATGCGCCTGCCCAAGCTGCGCGGCTTCAAA
The DNA window shown above is from Micrococcales bacterium and carries:
- the rplF gene encoding 50S ribosomal protein L6; protein product: MASRIGKMPVPVPGGVDVKIDGRQVTVKGPKGTLSRQLPEPVSVKQGQDGAIVLTVPDEERRSRAMHGLSRTLVANMVTGVTEGYSKVLEIVGTGYRVVAKGSDLEFSLGFSHPVVVKAPDGITFAVELPTRFSISGIDKQQVGEVAANIRKLRKPEPYKGKGVRYQGEQVRRKVGKAGK
- the rplR gene encoding 50S ribosomal protein L18, whose amino-acid sequence is MATVSRSAGRAKRHHRVRKHLAGTAARPRLVVTRSARHMLAQVVDDSLGQTLVSASTMEASLRQEKADKTAKAKRVGELIAERAKAQGIGAVVFDRAGNKYHGRVAAVADGAREGGLAL
- the rpsE gene encoding 30S ribosomal protein S5; protein product: MAELQQTGAGDSQRRDGDKRDDRRDDRREGGRDGGRNGGRDGGRRDQSRRGGRDGDDRNQFMERVVSINRVAKVVKGGRRFSFTALVVVGNGDGMVGVGYGKAKEVPAAIAKGVEEAKKAFFKVPRIQKTIPHPIQGESAAGVVFMRPAAPGTGVIAGGPVRAVLECAGIHDVLSKSLGSANAINIAHATVAALKALEEPQTVAARRGLPVEDVAPAPLLRAIAAGAKANEEQP
- the rpmD gene encoding 50S ribosomal protein L30 translates to MTTLVIKQIRSAIGGKRNQRETLRTLGLRKIGQSVEKPDRPEIRGMVRTVAHLVSVEEID
- a CDS encoding uL15 family ribosomal protein; protein product: MATDKDFDPAAGAPAEPKADQAKSAEPKADQAEKPEPKADKADKPEPKAEKPKADKPKADKAEPAEPKADQADKPEPKATVSEAEGEDVTEDTTSDKVQVLKLHHLRPAPGAKKAKIRVGRGEGGTRGKTAGRGTKGTKARGRVPARLEGGQMPLHMRLPKLRGFK